In the Candidatus Poribacteria bacterium genome, one interval contains:
- a CDS encoding MoxR family ATPase — translation MENEQLNDTNSVDVPDADLEAAEFLKNARESILNELKKRIVGQQSVIDELLIALFSQGHCLLVGVPGLAKTLLINSLAQILDLDFSRIQFTPDLMPADIIGTDIIQDDVDTGRRFFRFIKGPVFANIVLADEINRTPPKTQAALLQAMQEYKVSAGGTTYELDRPFFVLATQNPIEQEGTYPLPEAQLDRFMFNIYLDYPDPADEKQVVMATTSAYEPQLDAVITSEEILRLQQVVRKVPIAESIVDYAVALSHHSRPNAPDAPDFIKDWVNWGAGPRASQYLVLGAKARAITHGRYHVSYDDIRAVAKPVLRHRILTNFNAEADGISSLDIIDRLLDLVQPSET, via the coding sequence ATGGAGAACGAACAGTTGAACGACACCAATTCCGTAGATGTGCCAGATGCAGATTTAGAAGCTGCAGAATTTTTGAAAAATGCGCGAGAATCAATTTTGAATGAACTCAAGAAACGGATCGTTGGTCAACAATCGGTTATTGACGAATTGTTGATTGCGCTTTTTTCGCAAGGGCACTGTTTACTTGTGGGAGTGCCCGGCCTAGCAAAGACGCTGCTCATCAATAGTCTGGCTCAAATTTTAGACCTTGATTTCAGTCGCATCCAATTCACGCCGGATCTGATGCCTGCGGACATCATCGGCACCGATATCATTCAGGACGATGTGGACACCGGCAGACGGTTTTTCCGCTTCATTAAGGGCCCCGTTTTCGCCAATATCGTGCTAGCGGACGAGATTAATCGCACCCCCCCCAAAACGCAAGCGGCACTGTTGCAAGCCATGCAGGAGTACAAAGTTTCCGCGGGTGGCACAACCTATGAACTAGATCGCCCCTTCTTTGTCTTAGCGACACAGAATCCGATTGAGCAGGAGGGCACCTATCCGCTGCCTGAAGCGCAACTGGATCGGTTCATGTTCAATATCTATCTTGACTATCCCGATCCCGCCGATGAAAAACAGGTTGTCATGGCGACGACTTCTGCATATGAACCGCAGCTAGACGCCGTTATCACAAGCGAAGAGATCCTGCGGTTGCAGCAGGTTGTCCGGAAGGTTCCAATTGCGGAATCAATCGTTGATTATGCAGTTGCATTGAGTCACCATTCTCGTCCAAACGCGCCGGATGCGCCGGATTTCATCAAGGATTGGGTTAATTGGGGTGCAGGTCCCAGAGCGTCGCAATATCTGGTACTAGGAGCAAAAGCTAGAGCGATTACGCATGGTCGCTATCATGTCTCTTACGACGATATACGCGCCGTCGCTAAACCGGTGCTGCGACACCGTATTCTCACGAACTTCAACGCCGAAGCTGACGGGATATCAAGCCTTGATATCATTGATCGATTGCTAGACTTGGTGCAGCCTTCGGAAACTTAG